From one Idiomarina sp. X4 genomic stretch:
- the rpsL gene encoding 30S ribosomal protein S12 gives MATVNQLVRKGRQKPVVKSNVPALEACPQKRGVCTRVYTTTPKKPNSAMRKVCRVRLTNGYEVSSYIGGEGHNLQEHSVVLIRGGRVKDLPGVRYHTVRGALDCSGVNDRKQGRSKYGAKRPKS, from the coding sequence ATGGCAACAGTTAATCAGCTGGTGCGTAAAGGCCGTCAAAAGCCCGTTGTGAAGAGCAACGTTCCGGCTCTTGAAGCGTGCCCTCAAAAACGCGGAGTATGTACCCGTGTTTACACCACAACCCCTAAGAAACCGAACTCTGCAATGCGTAAAGTTTGCCGTGTTCGTTTAACCAACGGTTACGAAGTATCTTCGTACATCGGCGGTGAGGGACATAATTTACAAGAACACTCAGTCGTACTGATCCGTGGCGGTCGTGTAAAAGACTTACCTGGTGTTCGTTATCACACCGTTCGTGGTGCACTTGACTGTTCAGGTGTTAACGATCGTAAACAAGGCCGTTCTAAGTACGGCGCGAAGCGGCCTAAGTCTTAA
- the rpoC gene encoding DNA-directed RNA polymerase subunit beta' has translation MKDLLKLLKPTNQADEFDGIRIALSSPDMIRSWSYGEVKKPETINYRTFKPERDGLFCARIFGPVKDYECLCGKYKRLKHRGVICEKCGVEVTLTKVRRERMGHIELASPVAHIWFLKSLPSRIGLMLDMTLRDIERVLYFESYVVTEGGLTSLEQGQILTEEEYLDALEEHGDEFDAKMGAEAVLDLLRAVDIDAEIQTLREELPETNSETKRKKISKRLKLLEAFQMSGNKPEWMILKVLPVLPPDLRPLVPLDGGRFATSDLNDLYRRVINRNNRLKRLLDLAAPDIIVRNEKRMLQEAVDALLDNGRRGRAITGSNKRPLKSLADMIKGKQGRFRQNLLGKRVDYSGRSVITVGPKLRLHQCGLPKKMALELFKPFIYGKLERRGLATTIKAAKKMVERETAEVWDVLDEVIKEHPVLLNRAPTLHRLGIQAFEPVLIEGKAIQLHPLVCAAYNADFDGDQMAVHLPLTLEAQLEARALMMSTNNVLSPASGDPIIVPSQDVVLGLYYMTKEKINGKGEGMIFKSPSEAEKAYRNGDVELHSRVKVRITDTTADEDGNRTTKTAVRDTTVGRALLSLIMPEGLPFELIDQAMGKKPIARMLNQAYRNLGLKDTVIFADQIMYTGFHYAMVSGASVGINDMVIPEAKKEIVAAAEEEVAEIQEQFESGLVTAGEKYNKVIDIWSTANEKVSKAMMDNLSKEVVTNKDGKEEEQASFNSIFMMADSGARGSPAQIRQLAGMRGLMAKPDGSIIETPIVANFREGLNVLQYFISTHGARKGLADTALKTANSGYLTRRLVDVSQDVVIMEEDCGTHDGLTMKPLIEGGDVVEPLRERVLGRVLCDDVLKPGSEDVLLPRNTLLDEKNCDILEENSIDEVKVRSVITCDTDFGVCAHCYGRDLARGHMVNQGEAVGVIAAQSIGEPGTQLTMRTFHIGGAASRATAENSVQVKNSGTIKLHNAKWVVNSDKEHVITSRSTELTLIDEYGRERERYKVPYGAVLKKGEGDAVEGGETVANWDPHTHPIITEVEGRIKFVDLIDGVTMTRQTDELTGLSSIVVLETGQRTSAGKDMRPMVKLVDGKGNDVNIVGTDIPAQYFLPGNAIINLEDNAEVKVGDTLARIPQEGSKTRDITGGLPRVADLFEARRPKEPAILAEKTGTVSFGKETKGKRRLIITPNDGGDQHEEMIPKWRQLNVFEGEQVEKGEVIADGPEAPHDILRLRGVSAVANYIVNEVQEVYRLQGVKINDKHIETIVRQMLRKALILRANDTNLLEGEMVEMAEVLAANAKAEAEGKTPATFERQLLGITKASLSTESFISAASFQETTRVLTEAAVGGRKDSLRGLKENVIVGRLIPAGTGYSYHKERMQRRVEELDVEEAPTMTAEQAEQQLADALNAGNESPKDDSAE, from the coding sequence GTGAAAGACTTGTTGAAGCTTTTAAAGCCGACGAATCAAGCAGACGAATTTGACGGAATTCGTATTGCTTTGTCTTCGCCAGATATGATCCGTAGTTGGTCGTATGGTGAAGTCAAAAAGCCAGAAACTATTAACTATCGTACGTTCAAACCAGAGCGTGACGGGTTATTCTGTGCTCGTATTTTTGGTCCAGTAAAAGACTACGAATGTTTGTGTGGTAAGTACAAGCGTTTGAAGCACCGCGGTGTTATTTGTGAGAAGTGTGGCGTTGAAGTCACCTTAACCAAAGTGCGTCGTGAGCGGATGGGTCACATTGAGCTAGCAAGCCCAGTGGCACATATCTGGTTCTTGAAATCACTGCCATCTCGTATTGGCCTAATGCTGGATATGACCTTGCGTGATATTGAGCGGGTGCTTTACTTTGAATCTTACGTTGTTACAGAGGGCGGTTTAACGTCTTTAGAACAAGGTCAGATTCTTACTGAAGAAGAATACCTGGACGCATTGGAAGAGCACGGCGACGAGTTCGATGCGAAAATGGGTGCCGAAGCGGTACTTGATTTACTGCGAGCTGTCGACATTGACGCTGAAATCCAAACCTTGCGCGAAGAGTTGCCAGAAACCAACTCTGAAACCAAGCGTAAGAAAATCAGCAAACGTCTAAAACTGTTAGAAGCCTTCCAAATGTCTGGCAACAAGCCAGAGTGGATGATTCTGAAAGTACTGCCTGTTCTGCCGCCAGACTTACGTCCGTTAGTACCGTTGGATGGTGGTCGTTTTGCTACGTCTGATTTGAACGACTTGTACCGCCGCGTTATTAACCGTAATAACCGTTTGAAGCGCCTATTAGACCTGGCTGCTCCGGATATTATTGTACGCAACGAAAAACGTATGCTTCAGGAAGCGGTTGATGCCTTATTAGATAACGGCCGTCGTGGTCGTGCTATTACTGGCTCCAACAAACGCCCTCTGAAGTCTTTGGCTGACATGATCAAAGGTAAACAGGGTCGCTTCCGTCAGAACCTGCTGGGTAAACGTGTTGACTATTCAGGCCGTTCGGTTATTACCGTTGGTCCTAAACTTCGCTTACACCAGTGTGGTCTTCCTAAGAAGATGGCTCTGGAGCTGTTCAAGCCGTTTATCTATGGTAAATTAGAGCGCCGTGGTTTAGCTACAACCATTAAAGCTGCTAAGAAAATGGTTGAGCGCGAAACCGCTGAAGTTTGGGATGTTCTGGATGAAGTGATCAAGGAGCATCCGGTATTGCTTAACCGTGCACCAACACTTCACCGTTTAGGTATTCAGGCGTTTGAGCCGGTACTGATTGAAGGTAAAGCGATTCAGTTACATCCATTGGTCTGTGCGGCATATAACGCCGACTTTGACGGTGACCAAATGGCTGTTCACTTGCCGCTGACCTTAGAAGCTCAGCTAGAAGCGCGTGCGTTGATGATGTCAACCAACAACGTGCTGTCACCTGCAAGTGGTGACCCAATCATCGTGCCTTCTCAGGACGTTGTACTGGGTCTTTATTACATGACCAAAGAGAAGATCAACGGTAAAGGCGAAGGCATGATCTTCAAAAGCCCGTCTGAAGCTGAGAAAGCGTACCGTAATGGTGATGTAGAGCTGCATTCACGCGTAAAAGTGCGTATTACGGACACAACCGCTGATGAAGATGGTAACCGTACGACTAAAACAGCCGTGCGTGATACCACCGTAGGTCGTGCATTGTTGTCGCTAATTATGCCAGAAGGTTTGCCGTTTGAGCTTATCGATCAGGCTATGGGTAAAAAGCCAATCGCACGTATGCTGAACCAGGCGTATCGTAACCTGGGTCTGAAAGACACAGTTATTTTTGCTGACCAAATCATGTACACCGGTTTCCATTATGCGATGGTTTCAGGCGCATCGGTTGGTATCAACGATATGGTTATTCCTGAAGCGAAGAAAGAAATTGTCGCTGCAGCGGAAGAAGAAGTAGCTGAAATTCAGGAACAGTTTGAGTCTGGCTTGGTAACCGCTGGTGAGAAATACAACAAAGTTATCGATATTTGGTCTACAGCTAACGAGAAAGTCTCGAAAGCGATGATGGATAACTTGTCGAAAGAAGTTGTCACCAATAAAGACGGTAAAGAAGAAGAGCAAGCATCGTTTAACTCTATCTTCATGATGGCTGATTCAGGCGCTCGTGGTAGCCCCGCGCAGATTCGTCAGTTGGCCGGTATGCGTGGTCTGATGGCTAAGCCAGATGGCTCAATCATCGAAACGCCTATCGTTGCGAACTTCCGTGAAGGTCTGAACGTACTCCAGTACTTCATCTCGACGCACGGTGCTCGTAAAGGTCTTGCCGATACCGCATTGAAAACAGCGAACTCAGGTTATCTGACTCGTCGTCTGGTCGATGTTTCTCAGGACGTCGTTATCATGGAAGAAGACTGTGGTACACACGACGGTCTGACAATGAAGCCATTGATTGAAGGTGGTGATGTTGTAGAGCCATTGCGTGAGCGTGTTTTAGGTCGTGTTCTATGTGACGACGTTCTTAAGCCAGGTAGCGAAGACGTGCTGTTACCGCGTAATACGCTGCTTGACGAGAAGAATTGCGACATTCTCGAAGAAAACTCTATCGATGAAGTTAAAGTTCGCTCGGTTATCACCTGTGACACGGACTTTGGTGTTTGTGCGCACTGTTACGGTCGTGACTTGGCTCGTGGCCATATGGTTAACCAAGGTGAAGCGGTTGGTGTTATCGCAGCACAGTCAATTGGTGAGCCGGGTACACAGCTCACCATGCGTACCTTCCACATTGGTGGTGCGGCGTCGCGTGCAACGGCTGAGAACAGCGTACAGGTTAAAAACTCAGGTACTATCAAACTGCACAACGCTAAATGGGTTGTAAACAGCGATAAAGAGCATGTAATTACTTCTCGCTCTACTGAGTTGACGCTTATTGACGAATACGGTCGCGAGCGCGAGCGTTATAAAGTGCCTTACGGTGCGGTCTTGAAGAAAGGTGAAGGCGACGCAGTTGAAGGCGGCGAAACCGTTGCTAACTGGGATCCGCATACGCACCCAATCATTACCGAGGTGGAAGGTCGTATCAAGTTTGTCGACTTAATTGACGGCGTTACTATGACGCGTCAAACCGACGAGCTAACCGGTCTTTCAAGCATCGTTGTGCTGGAAACAGGTCAGCGTACCAGTGCCGGTAAAGATATGCGTCCAATGGTCAAGCTGGTTGATGGTAAAGGTAACGATGTTAACATCGTCGGTACCGATATCCCTGCGCAATACTTCTTGCCGGGTAACGCAATCATTAACCTTGAAGATAACGCCGAAGTAAAAGTCGGTGATACCTTGGCGCGTATTCCGCAGGAAGGCTCGAAAACTCGAGACATTACCGGTGGTCTGCCGCGTGTTGCTGACTTGTTCGAAGCACGTCGCCCGAAAGAACCTGCGATTCTTGCAGAGAAGACGGGTACGGTCTCGTTCGGTAAGGAAACGAAAGGTAAGCGTCGCTTAATCATCACACCTAACGACGGTGGTGATCAGCATGAAGAAATGATTCCGAAATGGCGTCAGCTTAACGTGTTCGAAGGTGAGCAGGTTGAGAAAGGTGAGGTTATTGCTGATGGTCCAGAGGCACCACACGATATCCTGCGTCTGCGTGGCGTAAGCGCTGTAGCGAACTACATCGTGAACGAAGTTCAAGAAGTTTATCGCTTACAGGGTGTTAAAATTAACGATAAGCACATTGAAACGATTGTTCGTCAGATGCTGCGTAAAGCGTTAATTCTGCGCGCAAACGATACCAACTTGCTAGAAGGCGAAATGGTTGAAATGGCGGAAGTCTTGGCAGCGAACGCAAAAGCGGAAGCGGAAGGCAAAACGCCGGCAACCTTCGAACGTCAGCTGTTGGGTATTACCAAAGCGTCACTGTCGACAGAATCGTTCATCTCTGCTGCATCGTTCCAGGAAACAACTCGTGTCCTGACCGAAGCGGCCGTTGGTGGACGCAAAGACAGCCTGCGTGGCTTGAAAGAAAACGTTATTGTGGGTCGATTAATTCCGGCTGGTACCGGTTACTCGTATCACAAAGAGCGTATGCAACGTCGCGTAGAAGAATTGGACGTTGAAGAAGCTCCGACAATGACTGCAGAGCAAGCTGAACAACAGTTAGCGGACGCTCTTAACGCAGGAAATGAATCGCCAAAAGACGATTCTGCCGAATAA
- the rpoB gene encoding DNA-directed RNA polymerase subunit beta, protein MAYSYSEKKRIRKDFGKRPQVLEVPYLLSMQLDSFKKFIEVDPDANNGLEAAFRSVFPIASYSGNAELQYVSYHMGEPAFDVEECQIRGITYSAPLRVKLRLVLFDKEAAAGTVKDIKEQEVYMGEIPLMTENGTFVINGTERVIVSQLHRSPGVFFDHDKGKSHSSGKVLYNARVIPYRGSWLDFEFDPKDNVFVRIDRRRKLPASIILRALEYSTEEILDMFFETTYFEILKTKVKMELVPERLRGETAKFDIKGTDGEVLVEKGRRITARHIRQLEKLDIKEMDVPTEYMVGKVLAKDYADKKTGEVIGHANDVLTLELIAELSEAGIKKIETLFVNDLDHGPYMSETLRVDSTTNRLEALVEIYRMMRPGEPPTREAAEALFDNLFFSDERYDLSTVGRMKFNRRLGRDDLSGDNTLSKEDIIDVMKKLIEIRNGLDEVDDIDHLGNRRIRSVGEMAENQFRVGLVRVERAVKERLSLGDLDNTMPQDLINAKPISAAVKEFFGSSQLSQFMDQNNPLSEVTHKRRISALGPGGLTRERAGFEVRDVHPTHYGRLCPIETPEGPNIGLINSLSSFSRTNEYGFLETPYRRIEDGVVTDEVDYLSAIEEGNYVIAQANVALNDKGELTEDLVPCRHKNEFTLMSKEQVQYMDVAPQQIVSIAASMIPFLEHDDANRALMGSNMQRQAVPTLRADKPLVGTGIERTIAVDSGVTVVAKRGGVVDYVDASRIVVKVNEEEMVPGEAGIDIYNLTKYTRSNQNTCINQKPTVNPGEPVTRGDVLADGPSTDLGELALGQNLRVAFMPWNGYNFEDSILISERVAQEDRLTTIHIQELNCVARDTKLGAEEITSDIPNVGESALGKLDEAGVVYVGAEVKGGDILVGKVTPKGETQLTPEEKLLRAIFGEKASDVKDSSLRVPNGVNGTVIDVQVFTRDGVEKDKRAVAIEEMQLAKVKKDLTEEFKILEEGIYNRARNLLLANGFDEAKLASIDRKNWLTQDLGSEDAQAQLEQIAEQYQQISDDFDTKYENKRRKITQGDDLAPGVLKIVKVYLAVKRSIQPGDKLAGRHGNKGVISTIIPVEDMPHDDEGNPVDIVLNPLGVPSRMNIGQVLETHLGMAARGIGSKIDKMLKQQRAMKDLRDFLQQVYDLGECRQKVDISEFSDDEVMRLAGNLKAGLPTATPVFDGAVEEEIKELLKLADLPESGQIPLFDGRTGEKFERDVTVGYMYMLKLNHLVDDKMHARSTGSYSLVTQQPLGGKAQFGGQRFGEMEVWALEAYGAAYTLQEMLTVKSDDVNGRTKMYKNIVDNNLQMEAGMPESFNVLLKEIRSLGINIELEQN, encoded by the coding sequence ATGGCGTACTCCTACTCTGAGAAAAAACGTATTCGTAAGGACTTTGGTAAACGACCGCAGGTCTTAGAAGTGCCTTATTTGCTGTCTATGCAGCTTGATTCATTTAAGAAATTTATTGAAGTCGATCCAGACGCCAATAACGGCTTGGAAGCGGCTTTTCGTTCGGTTTTTCCTATTGCCAGCTACTCAGGTAATGCGGAACTGCAGTACGTCAGTTATCACATGGGTGAGCCGGCATTTGACGTTGAAGAATGTCAAATTCGTGGTATTACCTACTCAGCACCTCTGCGTGTGAAACTGCGTCTGGTACTGTTTGATAAAGAAGCAGCAGCCGGAACGGTTAAAGACATTAAAGAGCAAGAAGTGTACATGGGCGAAATTCCGTTAATGACAGAAAACGGAACTTTCGTTATCAATGGTACAGAACGAGTAATCGTTTCTCAGCTTCACCGCTCTCCGGGTGTTTTCTTTGACCATGATAAAGGTAAATCACACTCATCAGGTAAAGTTCTGTATAACGCACGAGTTATCCCTTACCGTGGCTCGTGGTTAGACTTTGAGTTTGATCCTAAAGACAACGTGTTTGTTCGTATCGACCGTCGCCGTAAGTTGCCGGCGTCTATTATTCTTCGTGCGCTTGAATACAGCACTGAAGAAATTCTCGATATGTTCTTCGAAACAACCTACTTTGAAATCTTGAAAACCAAAGTCAAGATGGAGTTGGTGCCGGAGCGTCTTCGTGGTGAAACTGCCAAGTTCGACATTAAAGGTACCGATGGCGAAGTATTGGTTGAAAAAGGCCGTCGTATTACCGCACGTCATATTCGTCAGTTAGAAAAACTCGACATTAAAGAAATGGACGTGCCGACTGAATACATGGTCGGAAAAGTATTAGCAAAAGACTACGCAGATAAGAAAACAGGCGAAGTCATTGGCCACGCAAACGACGTATTAACGCTTGAGTTGATTGCGGAATTAAGCGAAGCCGGAATTAAGAAAATTGAAACGTTATTCGTGAATGACCTGGATCACGGTCCATACATGAGCGAAACGCTGCGCGTGGATTCAACCACTAATCGCTTGGAAGCGTTGGTTGAAATCTATCGTATGATGCGTCCGGGTGAACCGCCGACGCGCGAAGCAGCAGAAGCGTTATTCGATAACTTATTCTTTAGCGATGAGCGTTATGACTTGTCGACCGTTGGTCGTATGAAGTTTAATCGCCGTTTAGGTCGAGATGATCTAAGTGGAGATAATACGCTTTCTAAAGAAGACATTATCGATGTTATGAAGAAGCTTATCGAGATCCGAAATGGTCTTGATGAAGTTGATGACATTGACCACTTGGGTAACCGTCGTATCCGTTCTGTTGGCGAGATGGCAGAAAACCAATTCCGTGTTGGCCTTGTTCGTGTTGAACGCGCGGTTAAAGAGCGTTTGTCGTTAGGCGACCTGGACAATACCATGCCACAGGACCTTATCAATGCGAAGCCTATTAGTGCCGCAGTGAAAGAGTTCTTCGGTTCAAGTCAGTTGTCTCAGTTCATGGATCAAAACAACCCACTGTCAGAAGTGACGCACAAACGCCGTATTTCTGCGTTAGGTCCGGGTGGTTTGACGCGTGAGCGAGCAGGCTTTGAAGTTCGAGACGTACACCCGACTCACTACGGTCGTTTGTGTCCAATCGAAACCCCTGAAGGTCCGAACATCGGTTTGATTAACTCACTGTCGAGTTTCTCCAGAACGAACGAGTACGGTTTCCTGGAAACACCTTACCGTCGTATTGAAGACGGTGTTGTCACCGACGAAGTTGACTACTTGTCAGCCATTGAAGAAGGCAACTATGTTATCGCTCAGGCGAACGTAGCGCTTAATGACAAAGGTGAGTTAACCGAAGACTTAGTACCTTGTCGTCACAAAAACGAATTTACATTGATGAGCAAAGAGCAAGTTCAGTATATGGACGTTGCTCCTCAGCAAATCGTGTCAATTGCAGCAAGCATGATCCCATTCCTTGAACACGATGATGCGAACCGTGCATTGATGGGTTCAAACATGCAACGTCAGGCAGTACCAACGTTACGTGCAGACAAGCCGTTAGTCGGTACCGGTATCGAACGCACTATCGCCGTTGACTCGGGCGTTACCGTTGTCGCTAAACGTGGTGGTGTTGTCGACTATGTTGATGCAAGCCGTATCGTGGTTAAAGTAAATGAAGAAGAGATGGTGCCGGGCGAAGCGGGCATCGACATTTACAACTTAACTAAGTACACACGCTCTAACCAAAATACGTGTATTAACCAAAAACCAACGGTTAATCCTGGTGAGCCGGTAACCCGTGGCGACGTATTGGCAGATGGTCCATCGACAGACTTAGGTGAATTGGCACTGGGTCAAAACCTACGTGTCGCGTTCATGCCGTGGAATGGTTACAACTTTGAGGATTCAATCCTTATCTCTGAGCGTGTTGCGCAAGAAGATCGTTTAACCACTATCCACATTCAAGAGCTGAACTGTGTTGCTCGTGATACCAAACTGGGTGCTGAAGAAATCACTTCAGATATTCCAAACGTTGGTGAATCAGCGCTTGGTAAGCTTGATGAAGCTGGTGTTGTATACGTTGGTGCCGAAGTTAAAGGCGGCGACATTCTGGTTGGTAAAGTAACGCCAAAAGGCGAAACGCAGCTGACGCCAGAAGAGAAGCTTTTGAGAGCAATCTTTGGTGAGAAGGCGTCGGACGTTAAAGACAGTTCTTTACGCGTTCCTAATGGTGTGAACGGTACCGTTATTGACGTACAAGTCTTTACTCGCGATGGCGTTGAAAAAGATAAACGCGCAGTCGCTATCGAAGAGATGCAACTGGCGAAGGTTAAGAAAGACCTGACCGAAGAGTTTAAAATTCTTGAAGAAGGTATTTATAACCGTGCACGCAACTTGTTGCTTGCGAATGGTTTCGACGAAGCGAAGCTAGCGAGTATTGATCGTAAAAACTGGCTAACTCAGGACTTAGGTTCTGAAGATGCGCAAGCACAGTTAGAGCAGATCGCAGAGCAATACCAGCAAATCAGCGATGATTTCGATACGAAGTACGAAAACAAGCGCCGTAAAATCACTCAAGGTGATGATTTAGCGCCTGGCGTACTGAAGATTGTAAAAGTTTACTTGGCGGTTAAGCGTAGCATTCAGCCGGGTGACAAGTTAGCAGGTCGTCACGGTAACAAAGGTGTTATCTCTACTATCATTCCTGTTGAGGATATGCCTCACGATGATGAAGGTAACCCGGTCGATATCGTATTGAACCCTCTGGGTGTACCATCGCGGATGAACATCGGTCAGGTGTTGGAAACACACTTGGGCATGGCGGCTCGCGGTATTGGTAGCAAGATAGACAAGATGCTGAAGCAGCAGCGCGCAATGAAAGATCTGCGTGACTTCTTACAGCAAGTTTATGACCTGGGTGAGTGCCGTCAGAAAGTAGACATCAGTGAGTTCTCTGATGACGAAGTGATGCGCTTAGCGGGTAACCTGAAAGCCGGTCTGCCAACGGCCACACCAGTATTCGACGGTGCGGTTGAAGAAGAAATTAAAGAGCTTCTGAAACTGGCGGATTTACCTGAGTCAGGTCAGATACCACTATTTGACGGTCGTACTGGTGAGAAATTTGAGCGTGATGTAACCGTCGGTTACATGTACATGCTGAAATTGAACCACTTAGTCGATGACAAGATGCACGCTCGTTCTACCGGCTCTTATAGCTTGGTAACTCAGCAGCCATTAGGTGGTAAAGCACAGTTTGGTGGTCAGCGCTTCGGTGAAATGGAAGTCTGGGCATTAGAAGCATACGGTGCTGCATACACCTTGCAGGAAATGTTGACGGTTAAATCGGACGACGTAAACGGTCGTACGAAGATGTACAAAAACATCGTCGACAACAACCTGCAAATGGAAGCGGGTATGCCAGAGTCGTTCAACGTATTGTTGAAAGAAATTCGCTCTCTAGGCATCAATATCGAGCTGGAACAGAACTAA
- the rplL gene encoding 50S ribosomal protein L7/L12: protein MALTKDDILNAIAEMPVMELVELIEAAEEKFGVDASAAVAVAAGPAAGGEAAAEEKTEFDVMLKGAGSNKVAAIKAVRGATGLGLKEAKAMVESAPVAVKEGVSKDEAEELKKQLEEAGAEVEVK from the coding sequence ATGGCTCTGACTAAAGACGATATTTTAAACGCGATCGCTGAAATGCCAGTAATGGAACTGGTTGAACTGATCGAAGCAGCTGAAGAAAAATTCGGCGTTGACGCATCTGCAGCAGTTGCAGTAGCAGCTGGTCCAGCAGCAGGCGGCGAAGCAGCAGCTGAAGAGAAAACTGAATTTGACGTAATGCTGAAAGGCGCTGGTAGCAACAAAGTTGCTGCTATCAAAGCTGTTCGCGGCGCAACTGGCCTTGGCTTGAAAGAAGCTAAAGCTATGGTTGAGTCTGCACCAGTTGCAGTCAAAGAAGGTGTTAGCAAAGACGAAGCTGAAGAGCTGAAAAAGCAGCTTGAAGAAGCTGGTGCGGAAGTTGAAGTTAAATAA